In Notolabrus celidotus isolate fNotCel1 chromosome 10, fNotCel1.pri, whole genome shotgun sequence, one DNA window encodes the following:
- the LOC117820270 gene encoding LOW QUALITY PROTEIN: collagen alpha-3(VI) chain (The sequence of the model RefSeq protein was modified relative to this genomic sequence to represent the inferred CDS: deleted 1 base in 1 codon), with the protein MLILLNGGRSFDNVDTPASALKQQGIFVVGIGTRNSDSKELQKISYEPSYALKVSDFTDLPGVQEQLSSVMSKALVKVAPVTPTETVVRKQGGKDVVFLLDGSDGTRTGFPAVRDFVQRVVETLSVDDNTDRVSVVQYSRDPAVQFYLNTYTTKGDILDAVRVLRHKGGSPLKTGAALQYLRDNVFTASAGSRLPEQVPQLLISISGGRSFDSVDAPASALKQLGVLTFAIGTRSADIRELQKIAYDPSYALTVNEFTDLPNVQQQLQSSVEAVIVEVQPEAPTAPVDTAKKDIVFLLDGSNGTRNGFPAMRDFVERVVEKLNVGQDKDRVSLVQYGRDSEVHFYLNTFTTKQDILDAVRGLRHRGGTPLNTGAALQYVRDNVFTSSSGSRRLQGVPQMLILLNGGRSFDNVDTPASALKQQGIFVVGIGTRNSDSIELQKISYEPSYALKVSDFTDLPGVQEQLSSVMSKALVKVAPVTPTETVVRKQGGKDVVFLLDGSDGTRTGFPAVRDFVQRVVETLSVDDNTDRVSVVQYSRDPAVQFYLNTYTTKGDILDAVRVLRHKGGSPLKTGAALQYLRDNVFTASAGSRLPEQVPQLLISISGGRSFDSVDAPASALKQLGVLTFAIGTRSADIRELQKIASDPSYALTVNEFTDLPNVQQQLQSSVEAVIVEVQPEAPTAPVDTAKKDIVFLLDGSDGTRNGFPAMRDFVEREVEKLNVGQDKDRVSVVQYGRDSEVHFYLNTFTTKQDILDAVRGLRHRGGHTPNTGAALQYVRDNVFTSSSGSRRLQGVPQMLILLNGGRSFDNVDTPASSLKQQGIFVVGIGTRNSDSIELQKISYEPSYALKVSDFTDLPGVQEQLSSVMSKALVKVAPVTPTETVVRKQGGKDVVFLLDGSDGTRTGFPAVRDFVQRVVETLSVDDNTDRVSVVQYSRDPAVQFYLNTYTTKGDILDAVRVLRHKGGSPLKTGAALQYLRDNVFTASAGSRLPEQVPQLLISISGGRSFDSVDAPASALKQLGVLTFAIGTRSADIRELQKIAYDPSYALTVNEFTDLPNVQQQLQSSVEAVIVEVQPEAPTAPVDTAKKDIVFLLDGSNGTRNGFPAMRDFVERVVEKLMWDKTKTASLWSNTAETQRSISI; encoded by the exons ATGTTGATCCTGCTAAATGGTGGGAGGTCTTTTGACAATGTAGACACCCCAGCCTCTGCTCTCAAACAGCAGGGCATCTTTGTGGTAGGCATTGGAACAAGGAACTCTGACAGTAAAGAGCTGCAGAAGATATCATATGAGCCTAGTTACGCTCTGAAAGTGTCTGACTTCACCGACCTCCCTGGTGTCCAGGAGCAGCTCTCCTCTGTAATGAGCAAAGCGCTGGTGAAGGTCGCGCCCGTGACACCAACAGAAACTG TGGTAAGAAAGCAAGGAGGAAAAGATGTTGTGTTCTTGTTGGATGGATCTGATGGCACTAGAACTGGCTTCCCAGCTGTGCGAGACTTTGTCCAAAGAGTTGTGGAGACGCTCAGTGTGGATGACAACACAGACCGTGTCTCAGTGGTTCAGTACAGCAGAGACCCAGCTGTCCAATTCTATCTGAACACGTACACCACAAAAGGCGACATCCTTGACGCTGTCAGAGTGTTGAGGCACAAGGGTGGAAGTCCCCTTAAGACTGGAGCAGCTCTCCAGTACTTGAGGGATAATGTCTTCACGGCCTCTGCTGGAAGCAGGCTCCCTGAACAAGTCCCACAGCTCCTGATATCGATAAGTGGTGGAAGGTCTTTTGACAGTGTTGATGCGCCAGCCTCTGCTCTCAAACAGCTGGGTGTCTTGACCTTTGCAATTGGAACCAGGAGCGCTGATATCAGAGAACTGCAGAAGATAGCCTACGATCCCAGCTATGCTCTCACTGTGAATGAATTCACTGACCTTCCAAATGTCCAACAGCAACTTCAGTCCTCCGTGGAGGCTGTGATTGTTGAGGTCCAACCAGAAGCACCAACTGCACCTG TCGACACTGCCAAAAAGGACATTGTGTTCCTTCTGGATGGTTCTAATGGCACAAGGAATGGTTTCCCTGCCATGCGTGATTTTGTAGAGAGAGTGGTGGAGAAACTAAATGTGGGACAAGACAAAGACCGCGTCTCTCTGGTTCAATACGGCAGAGACTCAGAGGTCCATTTCTATCTGAACACATTCACCACAAAACAGGATATTTTGGATGCAGTCAGAGGGCTGAGACATAGAGGAGGTACACCCCTCAACACCGGGGCAGCCCTCCAGTATGTCAGGGACAACGTCTTTACAAGCTCCTCCGGGAGCAGGCGTCTGCAAGGGGTTCCACAGATGTTGATCCTGCTAAATGGTGGGAGGTCTTTTGACAATGTAGACACCCCAGCCTCTGCTCTCAAACAGCAGGGCATCTTTGTGGTAGGCATTGGAACAAGGAACTCTGACAGTATAGAGCTGCAGAAGATATCATATGAGCCTAGTTACGCTCTGAAAGTGTCTGACTTCACCGACCTCCCTGGTGTCCAGGAGCAGCTCTCCTCTGTAATGAGCAAAGCGCTGGTGAAGGTCGCGCCCGTGACACCAACAGAAACTG TGGTAAGAAAGCAAGGAGGAAAAGATGTTGTGTTCTTGTTGGATGGATCTGATGGCACTAGAACTGGCTTCCCAGCTGTGCGAGACTTTGTCCAAAGAGTTGTGGAGACGCTCAGTGTGGATGACAACACAGACCGTGTCTCAGTGGTTCAGTACAGCAGAGACCCAGCTGTCCAATTCTATCTGAACACGTACACCACAAAAGGCGACATCCTTGACGCTGTCAGAGTGTTGAGGCACAAGGGTGGAAGTCCCCTTAAGACTGGAGCAGCTCTCCAGTACTTGAGGGATAATGTCTTCACGGCCTCTGCTGGAAGCAGGCTCCCTGAACAAGTCCCACAGCTCCTGATATCGATAAGTGGTGGAAGGTCTTTTGACAGTGTTGATGCGCCAGCCTCTGCTCTAAAACAGCTGGGTGTCTTGACCTTTGCAATTGGAACCAGGAGCGCTGATATCAGAGAACTGCAGAAGATAGCCTCCGATCCCAGCTATGCTCTCACTGTGAATGAATTCACTGACCTTCCAAATGTCCAACAGCAACTTCAGTCCTCCGTGGAGGCTGTGATTGTTGAGGTCCAACCAGAAGCACCAACTGCACCTG TCGACACTGCCAAAAAGGACATTGTGTTCCTTCTGGATGGTTCTGATGGCACAAGGAATGGTTTCCCTGCCATGCGTGATTttgtagagagagaggtggagaaacTGAATGTGGGACAAGACAAAGACCGCGTCTCTGTGGTCCAATACGGCAGAGACTCAGAGGTCCATTTCTATCTGAACACATTCACCACAAAACAGGATATTTTGGATGCTGTCAGAGGGCTGAGACATAGAGGGGGGCACACCCCT AACACCGGGGCAGCCCTCCAGTATGTCAGGGACAACGTCTTTACAAGCTCCTCCGGGAGCAGGCGTCTGCAAGGGGTTCCACAGATGTTGATCCTGCTAAATGGTGGGAGGTCTTTTGACAATGTAGACACCCCAGCATCTTCTCTCAAACAGCAGGGCATCTTTGTGGTAGGCATTGGAACAAGGAACTCTGACAGTATAGAGCTGCAGAAGATATCATACGAGCCTAGTTACGCTCTGAAAGTGTCTGACTTCACCGACCTCCCTGGTGTCCAGGAGCAGCTCTCCTCTGTAATGAGCAAAGCGCTGGTGAAGGTCGCGCCCGTGACACCAACAGAAACTG TGGTAAGAAAGCAAGGAGGAAAAGATGTTGTGTTCTTGTTGGATGGATCTGATGGCACTAGAACTGGCTTCCCAGCTGTGCGAGACTTTGTCCAAAGAGTTGTGGAGACGCTCAGTGTGGATGACAACACAGACCGTGTCTCAGTGGTTCAGTACAGCAGAGACCCAGCTGTCCAATTCTATCTGAACACGTACACCACAAAAGGCGACATCCTTGACGCTGTCAGAGTGTTGAGGCACAAGGGTGGAAGTCCCCTTAAGACTGGAGCAGCTCTCCAGTACTTGAGGGATAATGTCTTCACGGCCTCTGCTGGAAGCAGGCTCCCTGAACAAGTCCCACAGCTCCTGATATCGATAAGTGGTGGAAGGTCTTTTGACAGTGTTGATGCGCCAGCCTCTGCTCTCAAACAGCTGGGTGTCTTGACCTTTGCAATTGGAACCAGGAGCGCTGATATCAGAGAACTGCAGAAGATAGCCTACGATCCCAGCTATGCTCTTACTGTGAATGAATTCACTGACCTTCCAAATGTCCAACAGCAACTTCAGTCCTCCGTGGAGGCTGTGATTGTTGAGGTCCAACCAGAAGCACCAACTGCACCTG TCGACACTGCCAAAAAGGACATTGTGTTCCTTCTGGATGGTTCTAATGGCACAAGGAATGGTTTCCCTGCCATGCGTGATTTTGTAGAGAGAGTGGTGGAGAAACTAATGTGGGACAAGACAAAGACCGCGTCTCTGTGGTCCAATACGGCAGAGACTCAGAGGTCCATTTCTATCTGA